From Streptomyces qinzhouensis, one genomic window encodes:
- a CDS encoding type I polyketide synthase, with amino-acid sequence MESKELIEALRDSLKEIQTLKDEKAEILEKQAEPLAVIGMACRFPGGVSSPEQLWDLVVNGGEGISGFPTNRGWDIENLYDPETQRQGTSYTQKGGFLHDAGEFDPGFFGISPREALAMDPQQRLLLETAWEAIETAGIDPVSLRGSATGVFTGVSYHDYLSQVGAVPDELEGYLGTGNAGSVASGRVAYVLGAEGPAVTVDTACSSSLVALHLAGQALRQGECSMALAGGVTVMATPGAFVDFSRQRGLAEDGRCKAFAAAADGTGWAEGVGMLLVERLSDAERLGHTILAVIRSSAVNQDGASNGLTAPNGPSQQRVIRQALAAADLSPADVDAVEAHGTGTTLGDPIEAQALLATYGQGRPEGRPLLLGSLKSNIGHTQAAAGVAGVIKMVMALRYGVLPATLHVDEPTPHVDWASGAVSLLRETTTWPEVGRPRRAAVSSFGVSGTNAHAILEQAPDDGTVEVPAVDDGVLVPWVVSGRGADGVRGQAERLREWVLGRPEDRPVDVGHSLLSSRSLFEDRLVVLGSGRESLLDGLAAAAEGAPWPGLVQSSADVSVGRCVFVFPGQGSQWVGMGRELYASSPVFRGRLDECAAALDPLVDWSLVGVVRGDEGAPGLERVDVVQPVLWAVMVSLAAVWESWGVVPAAVVGHSQGEIAAACVAGALSVEDAARVVALRSRALRAVAGDGAMVSVALSAVEAEVLIGDGVSVAAVNGPSSVVLSGDRSALTPVVERLSAEGVRTKWVPVDYASHSAHMERIREELATLLSGITPASSRIPLYSTVSAARIDTSVMDAGYWFDNIRGTVRFHETVQALIADGLTAFVEVSPHPVLAMSVQDTLDQADTTGLSIGTLRRDEDEHESFLTAAAELFVAGLPVDWNTAAYTGRNARRVDLPTYAFQREWFWLSGGAGSVGDAGSLGLGATGHPLLGAAVSMAEGDVVVLTGRVSLGSHPWLADHVVMGSVLLPGTAFVELAVRAGDQVGCGRLEELVLHAPLVLAGNGVVDVQVVVGAEESGYRSVDIYSRAHSESGWQDQDAWTHHAVGTVTAGVGDPVEADLSVWPPQDATPVGIEDFYTQLDASGYGYGPAFRGLRAAWRRGDEVFAEVALPESDQDTAAQFGLHPALFDAALHGTGLVGSREQGMLPFSWNGVSLHASGASMLRVRLRSTTDDAIEMLATDVTGAPVLSVDSLVLRSVTTEQVRADEQRDLYEVQWNPYSGPAGENGRDLGEWGVLDLPELGGVAGGFVEGLVECGVSVGVVGRECLVGSGVVPETLIVPVCGVGGDVAGVVCGVLSVVQEWLLVGGGVSRLVVVTVGGVSVESGEGVGDVGGAGVWGLVRSVQSEHPGRLVLVDVDVVDGVGGLVGGVVCGEGQVAVRGGGLLVPRLVRAGGGLVVPGGDGGVGGVGVGWRVGVGVGVGAGTLEGLRAVDSGLGAGSGLGVGEVRVAVRAAGVNFRDVLIGLGVYPGEALLGSEGAGVVVGVGEGVVGLGVGDRVMGLFLGGFGPEVVVDARMVVRLPVGWSFVEGASVPVVFLTAWFGLVDLAGVRGGERLLVHAAAGGVGMAAVQLARYWGVEVFGTASEGKWGVLRGLGLDDAHIASSRNLDFVEKFGGEGGGVDVVLNSLAGEFVDGSLGLLGVGGRFVEMGKLDVRDAGVVGEGWPGVWYRNYDLAEAGLDRIQEMLCELVGLFEAGVLEALPVRCWDVREVVDALRFVQQARHVGKVVLRVPSGWGGGTVVVTGGTGVLGGVVARRLVECGVGRLLLLSRSGGEGVGVAGLVGELEGLGAVVDVVACDVGDREELAGVLGAVPVEFPVTGVVHAAGVLDDATVGSLSGEQVRRVFAGKVEGLRNLDVLTRGLPVEGFVVFSSAAGVFGNAGQGNYAAANACVDAVVAQRRSEGLPGVSLAWGLWAEASGMTGHLGVGDHGRMSRAGAGALSTGEGLALLDVALGLPQSLLVPIRLDGRELQARADVGDVHPLLRGLVRGRVRRVAGGAGAGVGVVGGLGGRLVGLGVGEARRVVLDVVRSHAATVLGHADSGGVGAGRAFRDLGFDSLTAVELRNRLNTATGVRLPATLVFDYPTPGELADFLLAQVLGDSGEVSEVGSAGSGLSTAGVVVSDEPLAVVGMACRFPGGVGSPEELWEFVLGGGDGISGLPVDRGWDVGGLFDPDPDREGTSYTREGGFLHDAAEFDPGFFGISPREALAMDPQQRLLLETSWEAVESAGIDPLSLKGTSTGVFAGVTYHDYASRLRSIPEGLEGLLGTGASASVVSGRVAYVFGLEGPAVSVDTACSSSLVALHLAGQALRQGECSMALAGGVTVMATPGTFVDFSRQRGLAEDGRCKAFDVSADGFGPAEGVGMLVLERLSDAERLGHPVLAVIRGSAVNQDGASNGLTAPNGPSQQRVIRQALASAGLTTADVDAVEAHGTGTALGDPIEAQALLATYGQDRREDRPLRLGSIKSNIGHTQAAAGVAGVIKMVLAMQHGVLPPTLHVKEPTPHVDWTSGAVELLTEPTPWPEVDRPWRAAVSSFGISGTNAHTIIEQVPRKKTEPAEPAAKDDTTLVPWVLSGRGQDALRAQAVRLREWALEHPELTSADIGHSLAASRSVFENRLVVVGADREGLLAGLGAAAQGEPRSGLVQSPPDGCAAGGGVAFLFTGQGAQRLGMGRELAECFPVFAAALDEVCGQVDARLGRPLREVLFAEPGSEAAALLDETAFTQVALFAVEVALFRLVESWSLTPDYVLGHSIGGLAAAHVAGVLSLEDAAEVVVARGRLMQALSKGGAMVSLQATEDEVVESLRLLVDEGERVSVAAVNGPDAVVISGDDEMVTEVAGYWLVQDRKVKRLKVSHAFHSVLMEPMLAEFEEVLSRVTLNAPRIAVISDSTGVPLTDEQAMSPAYWAQHVRKPVRFHQAVSYLADQGVNAFLELGPDGVLSAMTRTSLTNDSATTVVPLLRRDREEPEAALTALAELYVNGATIDWTALLHSTRQVALPTYAFQHQRFWLEAGIDPVPQGAAGTEARFWEVVEQGDAAELAGAFAAMGLDASAEAWEPVLPALTSWRQAQQTRSAVDSWRYRVTWKPRTGTPSSALTGTWLVAAPAAPEHKEFVDQCTEALERHGARVVLVRPDASAPADRRTWLAALRQALPQGPHQDQDQDREAVEGPAGVVCLVADVGGVLGLVRALGGVGVVAPLWCVTRGAVGVGGGDVVVDPVGGLVWGLGRVVGLEHPERWGGVVDVPGGSGVVDGRCWERVCSVLAGGGVEDQVAVRSSGVFVRRLVPAPVPAAAPALVSSGVGEGSWLSGGGTVVVTGGTGVLGVRVARWLAGRGVRRLLLVSRAGAASVGVGELVVELGAVGCRVDVVACDVADREALAVVLGGVSEEGPVSAVVHAAQVQDEGVLVELGSERLESALRAKWVGAWNLHELTKEMPLSAFVLFSSGAGVWGGGGQGAYAAGNAGLDALAEYRRGLGLPATAIAWGPLRQDTPPGPGDSTAPGPRTDTGIETAGSRMDRRGLAAMDPEAAFEALHDALTHGETALTVADVDWERFYPAFAMARPRPLLHDIPAVAALLAEERDGDGDMRARSDLAERLVALPAEEQQRTVLGLVRTHVAAVLGHSGPEGVQAGRSFRDLGFDSLTAVELRNRLSSATGVALPATLIFDYPNPNAIVEHLRRQLCGGEATFASALASVSDLEQEAEKAVVRFQGDPEQVDLAEITPVISRLKAVLAQYESLRASSTGTSGASSASSDLSSATASELIDIINQEFGSVSE; translated from the coding sequence ATGGAGTCCAAGGAGCTGATCGAGGCGCTGCGGGATTCGCTCAAGGAGATTCAGACTCTCAAGGACGAGAAAGCTGAAATCCTGGAGAAGCAGGCGGAGCCGCTTGCCGTCATTGGCATGGCTTGCCGGTTCCCCGGCGGGGTGTCGTCCCCGGAGCAGTTGTGGGATCTCGTGGTGAACGGTGGGGAAGGGATATCCGGCTTTCCCACGAACCGTGGGTGGGACATCGAGAACCTGTACGACCCGGAGACGCAGCGACAAGGGACCTCGTACACGCAGAAAGGCGGTTTCCTGCACGACGCCGGTGAGTTCGACCCCGGCTTCTTCGGAATCTCGCCGCGCGAGGCCCTGGCCATGGACCCCCAACAGCGTCTCCTTCTGGAGACCGCCTGGGAGGCGATCGAGACCGCCGGGATCGATCCCGTATCACTGCGGGGCAGCGCAACGGGTGTGTTTACCGGCGTGAGTTACCACGACTATCTCTCCCAGGTCGGCGCGGTGCCGGACGAACTGGAGGGATATCTCGGGACCGGGAACGCGGGGAGTGTGGCTTCCGGCCGGGTGGCGTATGTCCTGGGGGCCGAGGGTCCGGCGGTGACGGTGGACACGGCGTGTTCGTCGTCGCTGGTAGCGCTGCATCTGGCGGGCCAGGCGCTGCGGCAGGGCGAGTGCTCCATGGCGCTCGCCGGCGGAGTCACCGTGATGGCGACGCCGGGTGCCTTTGTGGACTTCAGCCGTCAGCGCGGTCTCGCGGAGGACGGCCGGTGCAAGGCGTTCGCGGCTGCTGCGGATGGTACGGGGTGGGCCGAGGGCGTCGGCATGCTCTTGGTCGAGCGGCTGTCGGACGCGGAGCGGCTGGGGCACACCATTCTGGCGGTGATCCGGTCGAGTGCGGTGAACCAGGATGGTGCGAGTAATGGGTTGACGGCGCCGAATGGTCCGTCGCAGCAGCGGGTGATCCGCCAGGCCCTGGCGGCCGCGGATCTGTCGCCCGCAGATGTGGATGCGGTGGAGGCGCATGGCACCGGCACCACCCTGGGTGACCCGATCGAGGCGCAGGCCCTGCTGGCGACGTATGGGCAGGGCCGGCCGGAGGGCCGTCCGCTGTTGCTCGGTTCGCTGAAGTCGAATATTGGTCATACGCAGGCTGCTGCTGGTGTGGCGGGTGTGATCAAGATGGTGATGGCGCTGCGGTACGGCGTGCTGCCGGCGACGTTGCATGTTGATGAGCCGACGCCGCATGTGGACTGGGCGAGTGGTGCCGTGTCGCTCCTCCGGGAGACGACTACCTGGCCGGAGGTGGGCCGTCCGCGTCGGGCCGCGGTGTCGTCGTTCGGGGTGAGCGGGACGAACGCGCACGCGATTCTGGAGCAGGCGCCGGACGACGGTACCGTCGAGGTGCCTGCTGTGGACGATGGCGTCTTGGTGCCGTGGGTGGTGTCGGGTCGGGGTGCTGATGGTGTGCGGGGGCAGGCGGAGCGGTTGCGGGAGTGGGTGTTGGGGCGTCCGGAGGATCGTCCGGTGGATGTGGGTCATTCGCTGTTGTCGTCGCGGTCGTTGTTCGAGGACCGGCTGGTGGTGCTGGGCTCCGGGCGTGAGTCGCTGCTGGACGGGTTGGCGGCGGCTGCTGAGGGTGCGCCGTGGCCCGGGCTGGTGCAGTCATCGGCGGATGTGTCGGTGGGGCGCTGTGTCTTCGTGTTTCCGGGGCAGGGGTCGCAGTGGGTGGGGATGGGGCGTGAGTTGTATGCCTCCTCGCCGGTGTTCCGGGGGCGGTTGGACGAGTGTGCGGCGGCGCTGGATCCGTTGGTGGACTGGTCTTTGGTTGGTGTTGTACGGGGTGATGAGGGTGCTCCTGGTCTGGAGCGGGTGGATGTGGTCCAGCCGGTGCTGTGGGCGGTGATGGTGTCGCTCGCGGCGGTGTGGGAGTCGTGGGGTGTGGTTCCGGCCGCTGTGGTGGGTCATTCGCAGGGGGAGATCGCGGCTGCGTGTGTGGCGGGTGCGTTGTCGGTGGAGGATGCGGCCCGGGTGGTGGCGTTGCGGAGCCGTGCGCTGCGGGCGGTGGCGGGTGACGGTGCCATGGTGTCGGTCGCACTGTCCGCCGTTGAGGCGGAGGTGCTGATCGGGGATGGGGTTTCGGTCGCCGCGGTCAACGGGCCGTCGTCTGTCGTGTTGTCGGGGGACCGGTCTGCTCTGACTCCGGTGGTGGAGCGGCTGAGTGCCGAGGGGGTGCGGACGAAGTGGGTGCCGGTGGACTACGCCTCCCACTCCGCCCACATGGAACGCATCCGCGAAGAACTCGCGACCCTGCTGTCCGGGATCACTCCGGCCAGTTCCCGGATTCCGCTCTATTCAACGGTGAGCGCTGCCCGTATCGACACGTCGGTCATGGATGCCGGCTACTGGTTCGACAACATTCGGGGCACGGTCCGTTTCCATGAGACCGTCCAGGCTCTGATCGCCGACGGCCTCACCGCCTTCGTGGAGGTATCTCCGCATCCTGTTCTGGCGATGAGTGTGCAGGACACCCTTGACCAGGCCGACACCACCGGTCTCTCCATCGGGACCCTGCGCCGTGACGAGGACGAACACGAGTCGTTCCTGACCGCCGCCGCCGAGCTCTTTGTCGCCGGTCTCCCTGTCGACTGGAACACGGCGGCCTACACGGGCCGTAACGCCCGCCGCGTCGATCTGCCCACGTATGCCTTCCAGCGTGAATGGTTCTGGCTGTCCGGTGGGGCGGGGTCAGTAGGGGACGCCGGTTCACTGGGACTGGGGGCGACCGGGCATCCCCTGCTGGGCGCAGCCGTGTCGATGGCCGAGGGCGATGTGGTCGTGCTCACCGGCCGGGTATCCCTGGGGTCTCACCCATGGCTCGCTGATCATGTGGTCATGGGCTCGGTGCTGCTGCCGGGAACAGCGTTTGTGGAGCTGGCGGTACGGGCCGGTGACCAGGTCGGCTGCGGCCGGTTGGAAGAACTGGTGCTGCATGCACCGCTGGTGCTGGCAGGCAATGGCGTGGTGGATGTCCAGGTGGTGGTCGGCGCCGAGGAGTCCGGTTACCGCTCCGTGGACATCTACTCCCGCGCCCACAGCGAAAGCGGCTGGCAGGATCAGGACGCCTGGACCCATCACGCTGTCGGCACGGTGACTGCGGGAGTGGGAGACCCGGTCGAGGCCGATCTGTCCGTGTGGCCGCCCCAGGATGCGACCCCGGTGGGGATCGAGGACTTTTATACACAGCTCGATGCGAGTGGCTATGGGTATGGGCCGGCGTTCCGGGGGCTGCGGGCCGCCTGGCGTCGGGGCGACGAGGTGTTCGCCGAGGTAGCGCTGCCGGAGAGCGACCAGGATACGGCTGCACAGTTCGGCCTCCACCCGGCCCTCTTCGACGCGGCGTTGCACGGCACGGGGCTTGTCGGAAGCAGAGAGCAGGGCATGCTGCCGTTCTCCTGGAACGGGGTCTCACTGCATGCGAGCGGCGCCTCGATGCTCCGGGTACGACTGCGGTCGACGACCGATGACGCGATCGAGATGCTGGCCACGGATGTGACCGGAGCACCGGTGCTCTCGGTCGACTCGCTGGTCCTGCGCTCGGTGACCACTGAGCAGGTCCGGGCCGACGAGCAGCGTGACCTGTACGAAGTCCAGTGGAATCCGTACAGCGGTCCGGCCGGCGAGAACGGGCGAGACCTCGGTGAGTGGGGGGTGCTTGATCTTCCTGAGTTGGGTGGTGTTGCTGGGGGGTTTGTTGAGGGTTTGGTGGAGTGTGGTGTTTCAGTGGGGGTTGTTGGTCGGGAGTGTTTGGTGGGGTCTGGTGTGGTTCCGGAGACGTTGATTGTTCCGGTGTGTGGTGTGGGTGGGGATGTGGCGGGTGTGGTGTGTGGTGTGTTGTCGGTGGTTCAGGAGTGGTTGTTGGTTGGGGGTGGGGTGTCGCGGTTGGTGGTGGTGACGGTGGGTGGTGTGTCGGTGGAGTCGGGTGAGGGTGTGGGGGATGTGGGTGGTGCTGGGGTGTGGGGTTTGGTGCGGAGTGTGCAGTCGGAGCATCCGGGTCGTTTGGTGTTGGTGGATGTGGATGTTGTGGATGGTGTGGGTGGGTTGGTGGGTGGGGTGGTGTGTGGTGAGGGTCAGGTTGCGGTGCGGGGTGGTGGGTTGTTGGTGCCGCGGTTGGTGCGGGCTGGTGGTGGGTTGGTGGTTCCGGGTGGGGACGGGGGTGTTGGTGGTGTGGGGGTTGGTTGGCGTGTGGGTGTGGGGGTGGGTGTTGGTGCGGGGACGTTGGAGGGTTTGCGTGCGGTGGATTCTGGTTTGGGCGCGGGTTCTGGTTTGGGTGTGGGTGAGGTGCGGGTTGCGGTGCGGGCTGCGGGGGTGAATTTTCGTGATGTGTTGATTGGTTTGGGTGTGTATCCGGGGGAGGCGTTGTTGGGGAGTGAGGGTGCGGGTGTGGTGGTGGGTGTGGGTGAGGGTGTGGTGGGTTTGGGGGTGGGTGATCGGGTGATGGGGTTGTTTTTGGGTGGGTTTGGTCCTGAGGTGGTGGTGGATGCGCGGATGGTGGTGCGGTTGCCGGTGGGGTGGTCGTTTGTGGAGGGTGCTTCGGTGCCGGTGGTGTTTTTGACGGCGTGGTTTGGGTTGGTGGATTTGGCTGGGGTGCGGGGTGGGGAGCGGTTGTTGGTGCATGCGGCTGCGGGTGGTGTGGGGATGGCTGCGGTGCAGTTGGCGCGGTATTGGGGGGTTGAGGTGTTTGGTACGGCGAGTGAGGGGAAGTGGGGGGTTTTGCGGGGTTTGGGTTTGGATGATGCGCATATTGCTTCGTCGCGGAATTTGGATTTTGTGGAGAAGTTTGGTGGTGAGGGTGGTGGTGTGGATGTGGTGTTGAATTCGTTGGCTGGTGAGTTTGTGGATGGGTCTTTGGGTTTGTTGGGTGTGGGTGGTCGGTTTGTTGAGATGGGGAAGTTGGATGTGCGGGATGCGGGTGTGGTGGGGGAGGGTTGGCCTGGTGTTTGGTATCGGAATTATGATTTGGCTGAGGCGGGGTTGGATCGTATTCAGGAGATGTTGTGTGAGTTGGTGGGGTTGTTTGAGGCGGGGGTGTTGGAGGCGTTGCCGGTGCGGTGTTGGGATGTGCGTGAGGTGGTGGATGCGTTGCGGTTTGTGCAGCAGGCGCGTCATGTGGGGAAGGTGGTGTTGCGGGTTCCGTCGGGTTGGGGTGGGGGGACGGTGGTGGTGACGGGTGGTACGGGTGTGTTGGGTGGGGTGGTGGCGCGTCGTTTGGTGGAGTGTGGTGTGGGGCGGCTTTTGTTGTTGTCTCGTTCGGGTGGGGAGGGTGTGGGGGTTGCGGGGTTGGTGGGGGAGTTGGAGGGGTTGGGTGCGGTGGTGGATGTGGTGGCGTGTGATGTGGGTGATCGGGAGGAGTTGGCGGGGGTTTTGGGTGCTGTTCCGGTGGAGTTTCCGGTGACGGGTGTGGTGCATGCTGCGGGTGTTTTGGATGATGCGACGGTGGGTTCGTTGTCGGGGGAGCAGGTGCGTCGTGTGTTTGCGGGGAAGGTGGAGGGGTTGCGGAATTTGGATGTGTTGACGCGGGGGTTGCCGGTGGAGGGGTTTGTGGTGTTTTCGTCGGCGGCTGGGGTGTTTGGTAATGCGGGGCAGGGGAATTATGCGGCGGCTAATGCGTGTGTGGATGCGGTGGTGGCGCAGCGGCGTTCGGAGGGTTTGCCGGGGGTGTCGTTGGCGTGGGGGTTGTGGGCTGAGGCGAGTGGGATGACGGGGCATTTGGGTGTGGGTGATCACGGGCGGATGAGTCGTGCGGGTGCGGGTGCGTTGTCGACGGGTGAGGGTCTTGCGTTGCTGGATGTGGCGTTGGGGTTGCCGCAGTCGTTGTTGGTGCCGATTCGTTTGGATGGTCGGGAGTTGCAGGCGCGGGCGGATGTGGGGGATGTGCATCCGTTGTTGAGGGGGTTGGTGCGGGGTCGGGTTCGTCGGGTGGCCGGCGGGGCCGGGGCCGGTGTTGGTGTTGTGGGTGGTTTGGGTGGTCGTTTGGTTGGTTTGGGGGTGGGGGAGGCGCGTCGGGTGGTTTTGGATGTGGTGCGGTCGCATGCGGCGACGGTGTTGGGTCATGCGGATTCGGGTGGTGTGGGTGCGGGGAGGGCGTTTCGGGATTTGGGGTTTGATTCGTTGACGGCGGTGGAGTTGCGGAATCGTTTGAATACGGCGACGGGTGTGCGGTTGCCGGCGACGTTGGTGTTCGATTATCCGACTCCGGGGGAGTTGGCGGACTTTCTCCTGGCCCAGGTCCTGGGGGATTCGGGCGAAGTGAGCGAGGTGGGGTCTGCGGGTTCGGGTTTGTCGACGGCCGGGGTGGTGGTGTCGGACGAGCCGTTGGCTGTGGTGGGTATGGCGTGTCGGTTCCCGGGTGGGGTGGGTTCGCCGGAGGAGTTGTGGGAGTTCGTTCTTGGGGGCGGGGACGGGATTTCGGGGTTGCCGGTGGACCGGGGCTGGGATGTGGGGGGTTTGTTCGATCCGGATCCGGATCGTGAGGGGACGTCGTATACGCGGGAGGGTGGTTTCCTGCACGACGCGGCCGAGTTCGACCCGGGTTTCTTCGGGATCTCTCCGCGTGAGGCGTTGGCGATGGACCCGCAGCAGAGGCTGCTCCTGGAGACGTCCTGGGAGGCGGTTGAGAGTGCGGGGATCGACCCGCTGAGTCTGAAGGGGACCAGCACCGGAGTCTTCGCCGGAGTCACCTACCACGACTACGCTTCCCGGCTGCGTTCCATTCCCGAAGGGCTCGAGGGTCTACTCGGCACAGGGGCTTCTGCCAGTGTGGTGTCGGGTCGGGTCGCGTATGTCTTCGGTCTGGAAGGCCCAGCCGTGAGCGTGGACACGGCGTGTTCGTCGTCGTTGGTCGCGTTGCATCTGGCGGGTCAGGCGCTGCGTCAGGGCGAGTGCTCCATGGCCCTCGCCGGCGGTGTCACCGTGATGGCGACGCCAGGGACGTTTGTGGACTTCAGCCGTCAGCGCGGACTCGCCGAGGACGGCCGGTGCAAGGCGTTCGACGTCTCCGCCGACGGTTTCGGCCCGGCCGAGGGTGTGGGCATGCTGGTGCTGGAGCGGCTGTCGGACGCGGAGCGGCTGGGGCATCCGGTGCTCGCTGTCATCCGGGGTAGTGCGGTCAATCAGGACGGTGCGAGCAATGGCCTCACCGCACCGAACGGCCCCTCGCAGCAGCGGGTGATTCGCCAGGCCCTTGCCTCGGCCGGGCTGACGACCGCTGATGTGGACGCGGTCGAGGCGCACGGCACCGGGACAGCGCTGGGCGACCCGATCGAGGCCCAGGCGCTCCTTGCCACGTATGGGCAGGACCGCCGCGAGGACCGGCCACTCCGGCTGGGTTCGATCAAGTCGAATATCGGGCATACGCAGGCCGCCGCTGGTGTGGCGGGTGTGATCAAGATGGTGCTTGCCATGCAGCACGGGGTTCTGCCGCCCACCCTGCATGTGAAGGAGCCGACCCCGCACGTCGACTGGACCAGCGGCGCGGTCGAGCTGCTGACCGAGCCCACCCCCTGGCCCGAGGTCGACCGACCGTGGCGCGCGGCAGTCTCCTCCTTCGGGATCAGCGGCACCAACGCCCACACGATCATCGAGCAGGTACCCCGGAAGAAGACCGAGCCCGCCGAGCCGGCCGCGAAGGACGACACCACCCTCGTGCCCTGGGTGCTCTCGGGCCGCGGACAGGACGCGCTGCGGGCGCAGGCAGTACGGCTGCGGGAATGGGCGCTGGAGCACCCCGAGCTCACCTCGGCCGATATCGGTCACTCGCTCGCTGCCTCGCGGTCGGTTTTCGAGAACCGGCTGGTGGTGGTGGGTGCCGATCGGGAGGGTCTGCTGGCGGGGCTGGGAGCGGCGGCCCAGGGCGAGCCTCGGTCCGGTCTGGTTCAGTCGCCACCCGACGGCTGCGCAGCCGGTGGTGGTGTGGCGTTCTTGTTCACGGGGCAGGGTGCGCAGCGTTTGGGTATGGGGCGTGAACTCGCCGAGTGTTTCCCGGTGTTTGCGGCGGCGTTGGACGAGGTGTGTGGGCAGGTCGATGCCCGTTTGGGGCGTCCGTTGCGTGAGGTGCTGTTCGCGGAGCCGGGGAGTGAGGCTGCGGCCCTGCTGGACGAGACGGCGTTCACGCAGGTGGCGCTGTTCGCGGTGGAGGTGGCCCTGTTCCGGCTGGTCGAGTCGTGGTCCCTGACACCGGACTATGTGCTCGGTCACTCCATCGGTGGTCTGGCTGCCGCGCATGTTGCGGGTGTGCTGTCCCTGGAGGACGCGGCCGAGGTTGTCGTGGCCCGGGGCCGGCTGATGCAGGCCCTGTCCAAGGGCGGTGCCATGGTCTCCCTCCAGGCCACCGAAGACGAAGTCGTGGAATCGCTGCGACTTCTCGTCGACGAGGGGGAGCGGGTCTCGGTCGCGGCGGTGAACGGCCCCGACGCGGTCGTGATCTCCGGTGACGACGAGATGGTGACCGAAGTCGCCGGGTACTGGCTGGTGCAGGACCGCAAGGTGAAGCGGCTGAAGGTCAGCCACGCGTTCCACTCGGTGCTGATGGAGCCGATGCTCGCCGAGTTCGAAGAGGTCTTGTCGCGGGTCACGTTGAACGCGCCGCGGATTGCGGTGATCTCCGACTCCACCGGCGTACCTCTCACCGACGAGCAGGCGATGTCCCCGGCGTACTGGGCGCAGCACGTCCGCAAGCCGGTCCGGTTCCACCAGGCCGTGTCCTACCTCGCCGACCAGGGCGTGAACGCCTTCCTGGAACTCGGGCCCGACGGCGTACTCAGCGCCATGACCCGCACCAGCCTCACCAACGACAGCGCCACCACCGTCGTCCCTCTGCTGCGGCGTGACCGGGAAGAACCCGAGGCGGCGCTCACCGCGCTGGCCGAGCTGTATGTCAACGGCGCGACCATCGACTGGACCGCACTCCTCCACAGCACCCGCCAAGTCGCCCTCCCCACCTACGCCTTCCAGCACCAGCGCTTCTGGCTGGAGGCAGGCATCGACCCTGTGCCCCAGGGGGCCGCCGGGACGGAGGCCCGGTTCTGGGAGGTCGTGGAGCAGGGCGACGCGGCCGAGCTGGCCGGCGCCTTCGCCGCGATGGGGCTGGACGCGTCCGCCGAGGCTTGGGAACCGGTGCTGCCCGCGCTGACCTCCTGGCGACAGGCGCAGCAGACGCGGTCCGCGGTGGACTCCTGGCGGTACCGGGTCACCTGGAAGCCTCGCACCGGCACACCGTCCAGCGCCCTGACCGGAACCTGGCTCGTGGCCGCACCCGCAGCCCCGGAGCACAAGGAATTCGTCGATCAGTGCACGGAAGCCCTGGAACGTCACGGCGCGCGTGTCGTCCTCGTACGCCCGGACGCATCAGCGCCCGCCGACCGGCGGACCTGGCTCGCAGCTTTGCGACAGGCCCTCCCGCAAGGACCGCACCAGGATCAGGACCAGGACCGGGAGGCGGTAGAAGGGCCCGCGGGGGTTGTGTGTTTGGTGGCTGATGTGGGTGGGGTGTTGGGGTTGGTTCGGGCTTTGGGTGGTGTGGGTGTGGTGGCGCCGTTGTGGTGTGTGACGCGGGGTGCGGTGGGTGTGGGTGGTGGGGATGTGGTGGTGGATCCGGTGGGGGGTTTGGTGTGGGGGTTGGGTCGGGTGGTGGGTTTGGAGCATCCGGAGCGGTGGGGTGGTGTGGTGGATGTGCCGGGTGGGTCGGGGGTGGTGGATGGGCGTTGTTGGGAGCGGGTGTGTTCGGTGTTGGCGGGTGGTGGTGTGGAGGATCAGGTGGCGGTGCGGTCGTCGGGGGTGTTTGTGCGGCGGCTGGTCCCGGCTCCGGTTCCGGCTGCGGCCCCGGCCCTGGTTTCTTCGGGTGTGGGGGAGGGGTCGTGGTTGTCGGGTGGGGGGACGGTGGTGGTGACGGGTGGTACGGGTGTGTTGGGTGTTCGGGTGGCGCGTTGGTTGGCGGGGCGGGGTGTGCGGCGTTTGTTGTTGGTGAGTCGTGCGGGGGCGGCTTCGGTGGGTGTGGGTGAGTTGGTGGTGGAGTTGGGTGCGGTGGGTTGTCGGGTGGATGTGGTGGCTTGTGATGTTGCTGATCGTGAGGCGTTGGCTGTGGTGTTGGGGGGTGTGTCGGAGGAGGGTCCGGTGTCTGCGGTGGTTCATGCGGCGCAGGTTCAGGATGAGGGTGTGTTGGTGGAGTTGGGTTCGGAGCGGTTGGAGTCGGCGCTGCGGGCGAAGTGGGTGGGGGCGTGGAATCTGCATGAGTTGACGAAGGAGATGCCGTTGTCGGCGTTTGTTCTCTTCTCGTCGGGTGCTGGGGTGTGGGGTGGTGGTGGTCAGGGTGCGTATGCGGCGGGCAATGCCGGTCTGGACGCGTTGGCCGAGTACCGGCGCGGCCTCGGACTCCCCGCAACCGCCATCGCCTGGGGCCCGCTGCGGCAGGACACTCCGCCCGGCCCCGGTGACAGCACGGCCCCCGGCCCCCGTACCGACACCGGCATCGAAACCGCCGGATCCCGGATGGACCGCCGTGGGCTGGCCGCCATGGACCCGGAAGCCGCGTTCGAAGCGCTGCACGACGCCCTCACCCACGGCGAGACCGCCCTGACAGTGGCCGATGTCGACTGGGAGCGGTTCTACCCGGCCTTCGCCATGGCCCGCCCCCGCCCGCTGCTGCACGACATCCCCGCCGTCGCCGCACTCCTCGCCGAGGAGCGCGACGGCGACGGAGATATGCGGGCCCGCTCCGACCTGGCCGAACGCCTCGTCGCACTCCCGGCGGAGGAACAGCAGCGGACCGTACTGGGTCTGGTACGTACACATGTCGCGGCGGTGCTGGGACACAGCGGTCCCGAGGGTGTACAGGCCGGGCGGAGCTTCCGCGACCTCGGCTTCGACTCCCTGACCGCCGTGGAACTCCGCAATCGGCTCAGCTCCGCGACCGGAGTCGCCCTGCCCGCCACACTGATCTTCGACTATCCCAACCCCAACGCGATCGTCGAACATCTGCGGCGGCAACTGTGCGGTGGAGAGGCCACCTTCGCGTCCGCCCTCGCCTCCGTCTCCGACCTGGAGCAGGAGGCGGAGAAAGCGGTGGTCCGGTTCCAGGGAGACCCGGAGCAAGTGGATCTCGCAGAGATCACTCCGGTGATCTCACGGCTCAAGGCTGTCCTCGCGCAGTACGAATCACTGCGCGCTTCCTCGACCGGTACGTCTGGTGCGTCGTCTGCGAGCAGTGACCTCAGTTCGGCGACCGCTAGTGAGCTGATCGACATCATCAACCAAGAATTCGGAAGCGTTTCCGAGTAG